CATTTTAAGACTGTGAGTAAATATTTAACAACTCGGCAGCCCCGCTGGAGGATTTTGGATTCTCTACAGTTGTGAACGTCAATTTGTGGCCCATTTGCACTCagtttattatagttattaaaatcatgtaaaaagaaaaaaaaaaaacaccaacaaaaaaaacaaaagacataaAAACACATAGCACAATCAAAAGAACATTCATGTACACAAGCCATGGTTAGCTGTTCTCTGTGTTCAGAGGGTGCAGCGGCTTCCGTTTCACCGCCATACCTCGGTCTTCTGTAAACAGTGGAGTCTGCGCCCTCTGCTGCCTCAACCCATTATACACCTTCATCAAACTCTCTGCTCTGTGGGGGGTCAggggaagaaagagaaaacattatTCCCATTTCGAACAAATTTGAATAATTCATTTTGCAGCAAAAGTGCGACACTGGTAATGTATTAATTGGAAAACCTTGTCGTACTCCTGTGTCTGGAGTACGACATTTTAATAGAGAATATTAAAACGAATAGTGGTGAAAAAGAGTACGAAAACCTCACTTGACTTGAGTGAACATATTGATACAGTACTAGTAACTCATCCGAGTAAAAGTAGTGATCGAGTAAATTACTCAAAACCTAAATACTCGGTCATCTGGTTAAACTTTTACGTCAATAGCCGATAGATCCAATCTGACAATGTTCTATTCTCTATTCTGCTCTTATATTAACTAAATATAGggttgattttctttttaaaaactctgatttaaaaaaaaaaaaaaaaaaaaaaaagaacccaaaAAACTATTATTCAATTCCATTCAAAAACGTTACAGTAAATCATGTCCTCAATTTACTCTACAGTCGCAAATCAGGTTTAAGGTCGCCATTtacagattttcagctgtttgaaatgaacaagtCGAACGAAAGCAATTTAAATAGTTCGacacaaatgcttcaagtggtttctccaaattcaactgaaaatgcaacttctggcttctccagtctcaaaattattcaaccaccgGAATTggatccctcacaacagcacaaatatgcaagaCGGGTGTTGTCTCAAGCGCACCTGacgcaactaatcaagggcttcattagttgcaccaggtgtgcttgagcaggaaaatgtatgaaatacctggatggagcagcaaaaaaagaatttgggggaaaccacttgaagcattcgtcaTGTCGAACTacttcaattgcttttgttggatgtcttcattgcaaacagctgacaGTCTGTACATTGACAATAAACCCCatttgcaatgggggtcgaatcattttgatCGCAACCGTATGACCTCGCAGAGAGTACATGTAGTCACTTTCCACCTTCTGACTAACAGCAACCTGCAAGCACAAGTCAACATACAGGCCtgcacacattctctctctctctcactcacacacacacacacacacatacacacacagagatctaAAGATTAGGGGTGGATCCATTTGAATATTGCTTCCCCcattattaattttataaaaGTAGAAGTTGAATTAGAGAAATGATGTAAATTTTACGTATGCCCCAACGGTCTCTATCTCTGGCACACGAACGGTCTACAAAAGGTTTACCTGGCCAGCTTCTCGTTTGTTAGTCTCTCCCTGATGCACAGTTCCTGCTCCTTCTCTGCGAGGGGAAGAGAAAACGTGAACGATTAAAGTGTAGAACAATGCAGGATCTGGCTGATGAGTGTCAGCGTGTACAAAAGATAGTTTCTTTGTAAAAAGGCAGCCAGCAAATCAGAGCAATGGGtacagtagagagagagagagagagagagagagagagagagagagagagagagagagagagagagagagagaactgcaTTAATGACCCCATTCTGATCCACACTCATCACTTGTTATCTTCACAAGGGGAACGTGTTCGAGTTCAGGCTCTGGATTTGAACCCTATTAAAAACATTTGGTCTGAACTGAAAGTGACATCTACTTGTGTAATACTAACAATATAAATGAGCTTGAAGCATTCTGTATGTAGAAATGTCCATGATGTTCTACAAGTGTCTTCAAGTTGTTCGACATTTACAGGAGgagactcagtgctgttattgtTTCCGCACCCCGCAAATATAGAAAGCCGTCAATAATTCTGGAGAGGACTGCATTATAATATTACAACATGACAGCTATTAGTTTAgccggtccctccaggatttcttGATTTTGCCATCACAACTCAAGGTAAAAATCAAGAGAAGTCTGCAATACTCGGAAGAgcttggaattttttttctgaacaatCTGGGAAATTTCAGAACGCACATTCAACCGAAGCCCTCTCCAATTAATGTGTGgggaacacgagtacagctaaaaggactcatttaccgacaaacatcacggAGAAAGACCATGCAGaacaatttcaccaattcaagtagtgttttgcaaaaaaaaatatgtaaaaaaaataaaaataaaaaaataataaaaaaaaaaaacaccaaccccTGCAAGCTGCACCATAAATTTTcacaagaataaataaataaacaaaaacaaaaaataacccatctacgaaatcctgtacggactgtttAGCTATTCCAGCAGCAACACTTCGATTAAACTAGCCAGCTAGCgttatttaaagttatttattttaggaCACTATTAGCTAGCTTATCTAGGTTTAGCTAACCTACCCCAGTGACAGTCCCTCATTacaatgctgtttttttttttaaagcctagTTAGCTTTGGTGTACAGAAAAACCTAGTCAAATTTTCCATTTAATTGAAATACTGAATCACATACAGATATAACAATTATAATTAAAgcgattaaaaaaataaaataaataaataaaaattaaaaaaaaaaaaaaaaaaaaaaaaatcacacaaactAGAGCGATGTTCTACTCAATATCGCCGTTCTACTGAAACTCATCCCGCGGCCGAATCGCAGCCGTGCAGATATTCAGTACAACGACTGCGTGTGATGTTGCTTTTACTTCTATTACTAAGAAATGTGTATTGAGTAACTGACATGACACACTATATGGCgaaatattctctctctctttttattttttgctaagTCAACGAAACTAGTTCCCGAGGAAGCCGCAGCTGGATAGAGCAATGCCCGTTGCCATGCCCGTTGCCATGCCAACACGCTGACTGACCGACAGCCCGCATTAAGACAGCCCTCACACTGAGACTGTAACAAACTGCTGCTAGAATTGGAGTTTTACATAGCGGACCATCGGCTCTCTCGGGAGGCCGCTCGacccaatcaaattagtggaccgaAACTAACTACTGTATAATTAAGCACAATTAAGGTTATAACAAAGAATTATCCTTACGCTCCAGCCTCTCTTCTCGCTCCTTGAGGTCCTGCTCACGCTGGCGTAATGCCTGCTCCTTCAGCTTCAGTTCCTCCAGTTTAGGCTGCTCCGGCTCAGATGACCCCCGCTGCTGCTTCGCCTGAGCCGCCTTCTGCTCCTGAGCCACGTAGGCGGAGATCAATGAGCTCTGGAGGATCGACTCTACCGAGGGACGCAGGTAATCCTGACGACAGAGTCGGGCGGAACGAGAGACTGGTGTGAGCGGCAAGTATTCCGAGGGGATatttatattcaaataaatCAACGTGTCTTGTCCGGACTATAAGATTATTTAGCCTTTTAACACGTGGAGCATGCTGCAGAATTCTCTAATCGGATCGGTCAGAACGTGTTTCTtcgttttctagaacagcagctctgataataGTTCAGGATATAGGTTTATACTAAATGTGCACATTCGAATAGGTTGTTGTGgcttccatagtaacagctaattcacagggtaTTTGGATAGTAGAATATATCATCTCAGCCTGGTATTAAGGAggattaaataatgaataaataaataaatacatgttaaaaaaagaaaaacttttgtAACTGAAGCATTCTGTAAGGAAACgtttatgtaaggagtctccactgcTTTTCACCCTGCAGCAAAACtgaagaattttttatttttaaaaaaaaatttaacatcTAAACAGACTTTTAGATGCAGCATCCTGCACAGCAGCGTGTTCAGCTCATCCGAGTATCGGTACGGAATCCTCCTGAACTTCCCCACATTGATCTTCTCGGTCAGTTCCTCCTGGTTATAGGCTGTGAAAGGGGGTCTgcgaataaaaacaaaaacaaataaacaaacaaacaccccaCAAAACGTACAACCTCATAAGAGGCCGTTATACTCCGAAATACTCGATGGGGAATGAAAGTCTGAATACTCACGACAAAGCACAGAGCTCATACAGCAAACATCCTAATGACCAGATGTCGGACTTTTCGTTGTAGGACATGCGATTCATTTGTTCCTGTGGGCAAAACCAGCATACGGTCACTACTAGAGTAACGCGAATGgcgaataaaaacaaatgaaagaaccGTAAAGACATTAAAGCTTCCTGACGTCTAAAATGAAGGATGTCCAGCTCCCACTGCAAAAGTTCTGGACCGAGTTTCCCAAAAAGCATGGTGACATTAAGGTCATCTTAACTGAGGAGAAACAGAGTGTTCATTGTGATGCTCACGCGACCATTTAACGATGATCCTCGCGCCGTGATGCTTTGAGGAAACACGGACCTGTTCGAATTACTCGGGGACACAAATGTGTGTAGAACATTTGGAAGGACCGAGAGacggtgttttgtttgcatggGACGTGGGAGTAATCTTTAACCGAAAGGACGGCACTGTAAGAATTCACTTTCCATACTCGTTTGAGTGCAAGATTAGAGAGTCGAGTACGCAGCACGCCTGGAATACTTACAGGAACttgcatttcatttttacatgGTAACATGGCAAGAATAGGAAAGTCCAACCATTCAAGTTCTTGGTGCTGGGGAAACTGAAACGCGTCTAATGTCCAAGAGCTCTCTCtcgatttaaaaataataataataataataataataattttgtgcCTTACTTACCGGTGACATGTAATACGGAGTTCCCACAAAAGTTTTAGCAAAGCTTGTGTCGTGTTTAAGTATCCGTGCCAGGCCAAAATCTCCAAGTTTTATGTTCTGCCTGGCATCGAGGAAGATGTTAGCAGGTTTCAGATCACGATGAAGGACGGTGCTGCCGCCATCATTTCGGCCATGACACTCCTTTAGCGCCAGAGACAGCTGAGCCATGACGCGCAGGATGAACTCCTCCTCCAGATATCTCCTGTGCAACAGCAACACACGATTCTTTAGTGTTATTATAAACATCTCACAACAGaataaggaattaaacacaatgGGGCATTCTGTCAGATGCAAATAATCAAcgatgaggtggtgtgatgtcaTGCAGCCTGATGTGACCGCCAATCATGCGTCATTTTTCAACGACAGCATGTCccgaagtcttttattcctcttaaaaaTCACAGCAAATTGCCAACAAATAAAACGTTTTTATTGATTAATGGATGACGCATCATACATTTAACTAGTCCTCTTTTTTTCACCAgtatgtggagcgtccaccatacaagtccctgtgaatgagtcgTTTCCATAGAGACTAGACCATGTTAggattaatataaataaactataaactTTAGAATACAACAACAACgctgttataaaaataaacactaacATGACCAACAGGGCAATATTCAGTTTGAATATTAAACTGCCTaactgttaattattattattataatttaatttagaATCCACGTTCATTACAAACGAACAGCATCATGGGATTAGGTTCATGTGACGCTCCTTGAAATTTGTCCAGAATAAAATGCATCGGAAGGTAGGTGACATTACGCTTGGACAGAGCCCACCTTGTGAACACATATAGTCTGCCTCCTTTCTCCAAAACGGATCGGAAGGGTTCAAGCTAAAACGATACACACAGAATATTTCCGTACATCTCATAGCGAATGCTTAATATGCCACGATGACCGGATACATGTACGCAGTTACCTCTCTTTAATGCACTTGGTTATGAGTGTGGCCAGGTCTCCACCCTCGCAGAACTCCATCACGATATACAGCGTGGCGTTGGTGCGGTCGATGATGCGGTCGTAGTACCTGACGATGTTAGGGTGTCTCAGCTCCCGCAGCAGGTTCACTTCCGACACCAACATCTGCTTCTCCACCTCGGCCATGGTGCCGTAATCCAGCTCCTTCCACACCAGGAtctagcaaacacacacacacacacacacacctttagcTCCATTGGTAATGAGAACATTGATTGTTCCTTTGTTTTTCCTCCATCTACCAATCCATCTTTTAATCCACAGACAAGAAACACAGGTGATGGAGGAACTTGatccaaaaatgtttaaaaatcaacaaatgtaaaatgttctatcctgggattttttttaataccgcTGCATTGTAATGAATCTGTCGGTCATCTGTTTTACACAGTGTtctcaattattattattattattattattattatttttaaagatgttttttggTCTTACGAATATGTAATTGCACATAAAATGGAGAAGAGTTTTTAaaacatgacaaattaattCAATCAAGTTACAATGTCCTGTAAACTCggggtgtgtgcgcgcgcgtgtgtgttagGTTTCCTGTTAAAGACCTAAACATATTTAGGTCTGCAGATTTACAGCactgaatgaaaagaaaaggagacTGCGAGACAGTGTAAAACTGGGATTTggcagagttttttttatttgtgatcgttgcggccaaaaaaCGCTCCATTGTGAAGCAACTTGCAGaggtttttgtagtttttttgcGTAAAAACTGCTTGAactggcgaaatcgcaatcgcgCAAAATTGTTTGTCGCGGtgctgtttgttggtaaatgagaccttttagctgtactcatgtttacCATGCACGAATCAAAGAGGTACTTTGGATGAACccatgttgtgatgacgtcacaggACACGTCTCGGCCCAAAACTGGGCAAAACCGCAAGCTAATCTGAACATTGCAGAGTCCGCTTGATTTTCCCGtccatttctgcgatcgcaagatcgagaaatcctggagggaccggcAAATGTGCTTATAAataacagtgctgttgaattcttgtatctgattggtcagaagatgttgattaggtaagtttctataacagcagcagctCAGACACTGGGACCTGTAtggtggacgctccacataaaaaGCCTGTTATTTAACCTAAAAGCAAGATTATTTCTTAATTAAGTAACATAACCAAAGGCTCAACTCTACCACAAGAAACTTACCaaaaacaaagtgtgtgtgtgtgtgtgtgtgtgaagacaaACTATTTAACAACAGGGTCTCTATCTAAATGGAAACAAATTACACCTCATTAAACTGTTCCTTTAACCTAATATATTCATGTAAACTCGTCTTGTGTGCGTGCGGTGTGTGCGGTTAAGCAGGACACGGCGGTGTGTGCGGTTAAGCAGGACACGGTATGGAGGCGTTTTCTGGACGTTGTTTTTGTTACAATAACACGATAATCTTCTGTAAAGGGTTACATTCCTGGGTATTTCACTAGCATTAGCGAACACGCTAACTCACCAGCGCTACAAACACAAAGCAACCACAAACTGAACCCGGGTCACTGGGGCAACTTTAATTACCTTTCCGTCGGATTTTCTCCGAATTTTCTGGCATTTTCCGTACGAGCCGGAGCCTATGGTGCTGAGGACTTCGTAATCCTCCGTGCGGGACGGCATTGTGGCAGCTACAacactgaaacaaaacaaaacaaagctgaAACGTCTCGAGGAGCAGCGGAGCGTTGAATTAGTGCTAACACTACACTAACTGCACAGCTGGACACAGTCAAAGTACATACCTTAATCTTATACAGCCGTCCCCGTCCGATAACACCGTTAAAGATTTATTATTAAGAACACACAGTCTAATTTACTCGAGATAAACCTGTTCCAGCTCTTCTACTGACAGCAGCCAAAGTTGAGCAGGCCGAATCTCAAACGCCTTCCTACGCCCTATACAAGCACACTACTTAGAGTGTTAAAGTACAGCTCTAGAGACCTGTCGCAGTGCACACTACAACCGATAACCAGCAGTTTGAGACCGAACCCGCAAGAACGATTTTTAAACTGCCACTCAAACCTGGAATTTTGATTGGCTTACAGAGCGACGCTGGCGACGATTTCATTGGTTGAAAGTAGCGAAACAAACGCCGCAGGTTACCTAGCACCAGTAACCTACCAACCGGATTTCACCGCGAGCGCACGCGGGACAGGAGTGGGCGTGTCGACACTTAAAGTGTCGAATAAAGTGAGAATAGTGATGGATCTAGTTCGGATCTTTTTACttactcggatctttgaatctcgttcatgaacgaatctttttttcgagtcatttggttcatttcagcagaatataattaaattgttatatgttaaattccccaacacatctagtacttaataaactatCAAATAAAGTATAGGTTAATGCAGCCAAGGATGAATTATGACAAACAggagtgattcattcattacttagcattaggtcttcaggctatgcagtccGTTAGTTCACTTCCCGATCCGattcgttcttttttttgtcacgtctgttccccggaaacagaaatgattagtgcAAGTCTCGAGTCGTCGGTTCGAATCGTTCGTTCGTTCATTCCGTGTCCGGTACTGCATGGTGTATTGCCTACGCGGCGGTCACCGaaagaacgaacgactcgaacaaGAAGACTCGAGacatgaactaatcatttctgtttcctgtacagaacccgTCGAGATGTTTCAGCGCATGCGCGTTCAAGACAAACTGAACGAATCACTCCGAgtcaactcgttgttcccgagtcatattaaagattcgttcaaaatgaacgataCATCACTAGAGGAGAGTTCAATccgttttaaatggaaaatacgGAGGTCGAGTGGATCGGCTCAAAGATTCGCTCAGAGCAGGAAAAGtctatattttataaaatgtagaCTTCTAGATGTTTCTGTTGAATTATTTGAGTCATatgataaaagaaaacaaacaaaccaaactaAAACCCGAATCTGTATAACTGATCTTGTCGGAAAGCAACTAGCAGAGttgctaattattattaaataataataataataataaaaattaattctaCTCATCTGATATGAGCctgctttgaaaaaaaaaaaacccctttacCTCCTTATTCTTTACTCATGAACACGTTTGTCTTGATCCACAGATCTTTCtaatttcatttgaaatgtgGGATTGAAATTCActgaaacatgtttttaaagttACCCTCATGAAAACCAAAAACTTCATAGAAATGAAcaaagctcttttttttgtttgttgcctACACAAACTATATAGTATATCTCTCATTAACTTCAgtacaaatataaacatgtgatttatacgttttttttcccccaaaacaaaacgatcactacacattttatatataattagacTTTCATGAATTTTACACGAacattacacatttaaataacattagTATGGAGTACTAGTAtagagggtttaaaaaaaacaacaacaaaaaaaaaaaacacgcacattatatacatataaacaaaaAAGGACTTGGACAGCAAATGTATTATGAGCAGGCATTTGGCTTTAACAAAGGCAACCTTACACAAGTACGTCAATGGGGACTCTATCTCGGAGGCATTTCTCCATAGCCCATAATATCGCCATAGGACAGAATTTATTCCTTGTAGGCACTGAAATACCGTACTAATGGAAGCAGACTGTTTTGCATTTCAGCCAGGGCGGTATGGTTTTCATCACCTGTACTTTGAGGGAAGAGGATCATTTTTGTCTGAGTAATTGAATACAATattgtatatccatccatcttctataccacttatccttttcagggtcacggggaaacctggagcctatcccagggagcattgggcacaaggcggggtacaccctggacagggtgccaatataatATCGTATATCCAcactataattattattattttttattattaaatctttAACATAGTATGCAATGTTGATATTACATAAACATCATGATCTAAACATTCACGAATACCCCATGAAGTGTTTATGTAAGTTTTTAGTAAGGCAgggtggttgttttttgttttttttttgtttttttttagtattattgACACCCATCCTATTAAATCGCACTGAAATCTTCGgtgtagaaatgaacacacttAACCTATTAAACACAGCAACAGCttcacactcgcacacatcGCAGTTCATtgatatttatcattttttattcCAGCACAATTAATCTGTGTTGTAAAATGGCTGGGCAGCTGGAAAGAGAAGGGCAACAGGAGTACAAAATGGAAACTAAAGACCAGTCTAGCATAATTTGTTAAAattcctaaaaacaaacaaaaaaaaaagacgacaacgtaaaaataaaagacagtaATGACATGATGAGGGTCGAgttccctttcctttcctttcctgttTGACGGAAGTCCTCGCAACGTCCATCGGGCTGAACGGCCGCGGACGCATTCCGCACCTTTCCTCTGTGAAGCTGCATCATACACATTTCAGACTTCAGCAAGCTCGgcgaaacacacaaacacactcccacAAAGTGGCACATTTAGGCAAGCTCTGGTCTGTTAATTAGTCTAGTGGTTTGTACAGCTGAATCGCTTCCTACTGTTGCACCTTATTGCTAGACGAAGGACAAATTTCATTTAGACAACACAGAAGCGTCGTTCTCATTTATTACTAAACGCTAATAGTCCATAGGTCGAACCTAACCCCCCGGCTGATCCGTCTACGTCTAGTCACAGGCCCTGTTCCAATACTGTTTTTACGGACCCTTGTCCGAACAACCTCTTGCCAGTTTCACTTCAGAATCCTGAGGAGCAGAACTTCCTTAGAAGGCATTCCTGCAGTCTAGGAAAGTTTTCGAAACGGTGAAAATGGCAGATGAAGCTGTACATATAAAAACAGAAGcgaaaatcaataaataaacttcATATTTTCAAAAACGACCCGACGCCTCCATCTCGGTGTACATAACTGATGGAATTTGGCAAGGACGACATGagtcaaaggaaaaaaaaagactgtgcaaaagtcAACAACGGGGCATTAAAGGAACGGTTCCTTCAAAAATGAAGCGCACACAATGATCCCCTTGTTCGAAATGTAGTCAACGagccaagtttttttttttttttttttttttacacgtctGAAGTTCACGTCTTTAGTTTCGCactggagctagaaggctaatGTAGCTGACAAATAATGCAAGCTTGTAGTTTCCCGTTAGCATCatagatatataaacataacatcACATAAAACATCAGCGTAAGTTCAATATTTGACTAATTCTAAGTATATCGTATAAAAGATAAACTACTTTTAATAAACAATACCTTGATCTTCTGACCCATGTGCAGAGGAAGGATAaaaaatacatccatccatttctctgTACTGCTTTTCCTCCACAGTCACCTCaggggaacctatcccagggaactcgcgCTACAGGGCcggggggacaccctgtatgggGGTGCCGAATCATCACGGTGCACGATCACACACAGTTTGGAAACGCCAACCAGCCTACAACGCACGTCTTTGGataggaggaaaccggagtacccggaggaaaccccaaagcaccGGGAGAACAcgcagggtggaggcgggattcgaaccccaaaCTGTGGAGGCGCGAGGCAAACGTGCCGATCACTATGCCAGCGTACCCcctaaagaaaagaaatttcCAAAGGAAGACAGAATTCCGATAGCACAAGTCCAGAAAAGGTGAGGAGCTTGGAGGACCTTAACGAGAAAAGTTGCACCCCGGCTCTGCTTTCGTCGTCTTCCCTATTCCAGCTGTTCTCAGATCACCACGTAAGGGTGCACGGCTTCCTCTCTCCGGACTATtcgctaataataataataacaactcgGCTTGGGAAATATTTAGTGCCAGCTTGACGCGACATCTCGGTACGGCTCTGCTTGTAAATGTAACGTGAAGGATGTTTCTACTGTGTAACAGTGAGATGAGCTTGGAGATGATCCGCCAACTTCCTGTTGATGATGAACAGTGCATCAGATTTGCGTTTGTGGTCTGGGAAAAGCCAGGCGTTGACGCTGTGGCTGAAAGAGATGAAAAAACGCTTGTGcgatactgatttttttttcttactcgCAAGgaagaatcctttttttttttttttttttttttttacttgtccCAAACCAATAAAAGTAAAAAGACAGGGAAAGAAGCATTTCCGCCATTTCAGGCTTGAGGAGAGTAGGGGAGGAAGTAATACTGCTAGCGGTTGTGCAGTCGGGAACTGCTTGCTGGCAGTGCTAATGATGAAAGCTCGGCTGGACGGTGGATTTTTTGGTGATTctattaacaattttttttttttttgtggctttttaaaaatcttttggacaaaacaaatatacagttaaataaagttgattgatttttttttttttttttattcacgtaaaaattcccacccaccagctgGCTATTCCATGTCTTACAACAGCTGGGTGAAGGCCGACACGTGCCGGCTCTGAGACACGGGAAGCCAGCTAACCGCATCTTTCAGACTCGCGCAGCGTCACAGAGCCGAATAACGCACTCGCAAAAGTGCTCTCTACCATCTTCCACGTACGTGATCGCACTGACTGACCAGTGTTTCcctgactgagagagagagagagagagagagagagagagagagagagagagagagagagagagagagagagacag
The sequence above is drawn from the Ictalurus punctatus breed USDA103 chromosome 25, Coco_2.0, whole genome shotgun sequence genome and encodes:
- the nek2 gene encoding serine/threonine-protein kinase Nek2; this encodes MPSRTEDYEVLSTIGSGSYGKCQKIRRKSDGKILVWKELDYGTMAEVEKQMLVSEVNLLRELRHPNIVRYYDRIIDRTNATLYIVMEFCEGGDLATLITKCIKERRYLEEEFILRVMAQLSLALKECHGRNDGGSTVLHRDLKPANIFLDARQNIKLGDFGLARILKHDTSFAKTFVGTPYYMSPEQMNRMSYNEKSDIWSLGCLLYELCALSPPFTAYNQEELTEKINVGKFRRIPYRYSDELNTLLCRMLHLKDYLRPSVESILQSSLISAYVAQEQKAAQAKQQRGSSEPEQPKLEELKLKEQALRQREQDLKEREERLEQKEQELCIRERLTNEKLARAESLMKVYNGLRQQRAQTPLFTEDRDKSKDTSPGKKKVHFAGDSKENMWPELRVGFRSQERVLVKKLQAVNIGQAERNYPLKCRPMQGIR